Proteins encoded within one genomic window of Brachybacterium sp. P6-10-X1:
- a CDS encoding ABC transporter ATP-binding protein, whose product MSSADHATVVAEDVSKVFFAGTDPVWALEDFSLTLRPGSFTCIVGPSGCGKSTFLRILGGLEERTVGEVTMTGADHAVPAAFVFQEHGVFPWMTVLDNVAFGLRMTGVGTRERTRISRDWLDRVRLGSFADSYPHQLSGGMRQRLAIARAFATGSPVLLMDEPLGALDAQTRMLMQEELVALWEAERKTVLMVTHDIDEAIILGDRIIVMSGRPGTLREDITVPFERPRSVDIERTAGFGELRSRIWNLLRDDVRTAEETA is encoded by the coding sequence ATGTCATCAGCCGATCATGCGACCGTCGTCGCAGAGGACGTCTCTAAGGTCTTCTTCGCCGGGACCGATCCCGTCTGGGCCCTCGAGGACTTCTCCCTGACCCTCCGGCCGGGTTCCTTCACCTGCATCGTCGGTCCGTCCGGCTGCGGGAAATCGACCTTCCTGCGCATCCTCGGCGGGCTCGAGGAGCGCACCGTCGGGGAGGTCACCATGACCGGTGCCGACCACGCCGTGCCGGCCGCCTTCGTGTTCCAGGAGCACGGGGTCTTCCCATGGATGACCGTCCTGGACAACGTCGCCTTCGGACTGCGCATGACCGGTGTCGGGACTCGGGAGCGCACACGCATCTCCCGTGACTGGCTGGACCGGGTGCGCCTGGGATCCTTCGCCGACTCCTACCCCCATCAGCTCTCCGGCGGCATGCGCCAGCGGCTCGCGATCGCCCGCGCCTTCGCGACCGGGTCGCCCGTGCTGCTGATGGACGAGCCGCTCGGGGCGCTCGACGCCCAGACGCGCATGCTCATGCAGGAGGAGCTGGTCGCCCTCTGGGAGGCCGAGCGCAAGACCGTCCTCATGGTCACGCACGACATCGATGAGGCGATCATCCTGGGCGACCGCATCATCGTCATGTCGGGGCGTCCCGGGACACTCCGCGAGGACATCACCGTGCCCTTCGAGCGGCCCCGCTCCGTCGACATCGAGCGCACCGCCGGGTTCGGGGAGCTGCGCTCACGCATCTGGAACCTGCTGCGCGACGACGTCCGCACCGCTGAGGAGACCGCATGA
- a CDS encoding ABC transporter permease gives MSTDTSASAPAATADREQRTLDAARSHRARESRLRRRDLALSIVAPILLVVLWEVCARALIIDPRFFPPPTRILAAGVEMIGSGELWQHTGPTLMRLLVGGGLGALVGIVTGLLMGSSRAVNAALGPLFSALYPLPKIAIFPILLMIFGPTELPKIIAVFITTFFIMQINTVSGVWAIDRKLLEAGTAYGATGFARFRFVVLPGAMPFVFSGLRTATGTAVVVVTAVEFTGASTTGLGYLIWNSWQLFIPEKLYVGLLVIGIIGATLTTLLSRSEKLLLPWRRDS, from the coding sequence ATGAGCACCGACACCTCCGCCTCCGCGCCCGCTGCCACCGCCGACCGCGAGCAGCGCACCCTGGACGCGGCGCGGTCCCATCGCGCCCGCGAGAGCCGACTGCGCCGACGCGACCTCGCCCTCTCGATCGTGGCCCCCATCCTGCTGGTGGTGCTGTGGGAGGTGTGCGCCCGGGCGCTGATCATCGACCCGCGGTTCTTCCCCCCACCCACGCGCATCCTCGCCGCCGGTGTGGAGATGATCGGCAGCGGGGAGCTGTGGCAGCACACAGGGCCCACACTCATGCGCCTGCTGGTGGGCGGCGGCCTCGGCGCGCTCGTCGGCATCGTGACGGGCCTGCTGATGGGCTCCTCGCGTGCCGTGAACGCGGCATTGGGCCCGCTGTTCTCCGCGCTGTACCCCCTGCCGAAGATCGCGATCTTCCCGATCCTGCTGATGATCTTCGGGCCCACTGAACTGCCCAAGATCATCGCCGTGTTCATCACGACGTTCTTCATCATGCAGATCAACACCGTCTCGGGAGTGTGGGCGATCGACCGCAAGCTCCTCGAGGCGGGGACCGCCTACGGCGCGACCGGCTTCGCCCGGTTCCGCTTCGTCGTCCTGCCCGGGGCGATGCCCTTCGTGTTCTCCGGTCTGCGGACCGCCACCGGGACCGCCGTCGTGGTGGTCACCGCGGTCGAGTTCACCGGCGCCTCCACGACAGGGCTCGGCTACCTGATCTGGAACTCCTGGCAGCTGTTCATCCCCGAGAAGCTCTACGTGGGTCTGCTGGTGATCGGCATCATCGGCGCCACCTTGACCACCCTGCTCAGCCGATCGGAGAAGCTGCTGCTGCCCTGGCGCCGCGACAGCTGA
- a CDS encoding ABC transporter substrate-binding protein — protein sequence MRRRTLLSLASATTLGGALAACGPAVTGEDSGSGSGAGDGIVRVGHVPSSLFAPLYVADANGYFEDEGITLELTPLKSGQDGIPMLSNDQLDVMIAGFSAGMFNALDQGLAFKVVGSMGISPGDPENSPTALEVAQELIDDGSVSSVADLAGRKIAVAGGPGATGGYLLAAMLEEGGLTLNDVEVSNLSTPDQEPAITNGSVEAATPSAPFSTAMEEAGVASPLAVPKKGTTGTGVLYSETFLGADLAQGFFSALARGSQDLAADGKQSDEVYQILADTLGQKIDVLTTSPMYSYLPDLAPQPEQLENMQTVWIDAEQITYSEPIDVATVVDASFAEGAAG from the coding sequence ATGCGACGACGCACCCTCCTGTCCCTCGCCTCCGCCACCACCCTCGGCGGAGCCCTCGCCGCCTGTGGTCCCGCCGTCACCGGCGAGGACTCCGGATCCGGCTCGGGAGCCGGCGACGGCATCGTCCGGGTGGGCCATGTGCCCTCCTCGCTCTTCGCCCCGCTGTATGTCGCCGACGCGAACGGCTATTTCGAGGACGAGGGGATCACCCTCGAGCTGACGCCGCTGAAATCCGGTCAGGACGGCATCCCGATGCTCTCGAACGACCAGCTCGACGTGATGATTGCGGGCTTCAGCGCCGGGATGTTCAACGCCTTGGACCAGGGTCTGGCCTTCAAGGTCGTCGGCTCCATGGGGATCTCTCCGGGAGACCCCGAGAACTCCCCGACGGCGCTCGAGGTCGCTCAGGAGCTCATCGACGACGGCTCCGTCTCCTCGGTCGCCGATCTCGCCGGGCGCAAGATCGCCGTCGCCGGCGGCCCCGGCGCGACCGGCGGCTATCTGCTCGCCGCGATGCTCGAGGAGGGCGGGCTGACGCTGAACGACGTCGAGGTCTCCAACCTCTCGACCCCGGATCAGGAGCCCGCGATCACCAACGGCTCCGTCGAGGCCGCGACCCCGTCGGCCCCCTTCTCCACGGCGATGGAGGAGGCCGGCGTCGCCTCCCCGCTGGCGGTGCCGAAGAAGGGTACCACCGGGACCGGAGTCCTCTACTCGGAGACGTTCCTCGGCGCGGATCTCGCCCAGGGCTTCTTCTCGGCCCTGGCCAGGGGATCCCAGGACCTCGCGGCCGACGGGAAGCAGAGCGACGAGGTCTACCAGATCCTCGCCGACACCCTGGGCCAGAAGATCGACGTCCTCACGACGTCACCGATGTACAGCTACCTTCCCGACCTCGCCCCGCAGCCGGAGCAGCTGGAGAACATGCAGACGGTGTGGATCGACGCCGAGCAGATCACGTACTCCGAGCCGATCGACGTGGCGACCGTCGTCGACGCGAGCTTCGCCGAGGGCGCCGCGGGCTGA
- a CDS encoding response regulator transcription factor produces the protein MTTPSPTGPAPLRVILVDDEHLIRSALATMLSLEEDLEVLGEAATVAEGLRLARTEQPEVAVLDLQLPDGDGLDLCARIAEASPATRCLVLTSHARPGYLKRALAQGVLGFLPKTTSADQLARAVRSVAAGRRVIDPELAAETISSGDSPLTPRESDVLEYAADGAAVEQIARRAHLAEGTVRNYLSSAQAKLQAANRHEAVAIARRQGWI, from the coding sequence ATGACCACCCCATCCCCCACCGGCCCCGCCCCGCTGCGCGTGATCCTCGTCGACGACGAGCACCTGATCCGCTCGGCGCTGGCCACCATGCTGTCCCTCGAGGAGGACCTCGAGGTCCTCGGTGAGGCCGCGACGGTCGCGGAAGGCCTGCGGCTGGCCCGCACCGAACAGCCCGAGGTGGCGGTGCTCGACCTGCAGCTGCCCGACGGCGACGGCCTCGACCTGTGCGCACGGATCGCGGAGGCCTCCCCCGCCACCCGCTGTCTGGTCCTCACCTCGCATGCCCGGCCCGGCTATCTCAAGCGGGCCCTCGCCCAGGGTGTGCTGGGCTTCCTGCCCAAGACCACCTCGGCCGATCAGCTGGCGCGAGCGGTGCGATCGGTCGCCGCCGGGCGCCGGGTGATCGATCCGGAGCTGGCCGCGGAGACCATCTCCTCCGGCGATTCCCCGCTGACCCCGCGAGAGTCCGACGTGCTCGAGTACGCGGCCGACGGGGCCGCCGTGGAGCAGATCGCCCGACGCGCGCACCTGGCCGAAGGCACGGTGCGCAACTATCTCTCCAGCGCGCAGGCGAAGCTGCAGGCCGCGAACCGGCACGAGGCCGTGGCGATCGCGCGCCGGCAGGGCTGGATCTGA
- a CDS encoding sensor histidine kinase, producing MTTTARQWSIFFAYTAYSVVTVLVLLPLGVLQFLGVRLPESMGAHPVATTLLLVQMAVGGWSSWRTMHAWSRSEAPTVHGRWDLPRLGFLRSDRSLYAVAVLSGVIAVAMLLAGTDSRLLIASLTLLIGVAGLCVPWWIGALAAFALGVGAVTLGAPLPAIAIGFSFGLASVTTVRGTLWLAAVVRELEDARQAQAQLAVAEERLRFARDLHDVTGRDLSVIAVKSELVAQLAERGDARAVEHGREAAQIARASLAEIRALVRGYREADLATELRGTASLLRSAHVEVTINGSAEVVPAARAGTAAWVLREGGTNILRHADPTGVTITLTDRGVTLVNDGATGDGDVREGSGLTGMRERLGPHAALRTHREDGTFTLDVRFDAQEGTS from the coding sequence GTGACCACGACCGCTCGCCAGTGGAGCATCTTCTTCGCCTACACCGCGTACTCCGTGGTGACCGTGCTGGTGCTGCTCCCGCTGGGCGTGCTGCAGTTCCTGGGCGTCAGGCTCCCGGAATCGATGGGCGCCCATCCCGTCGCCACGACCCTGCTGCTCGTACAGATGGCCGTGGGCGGCTGGTCCTCCTGGCGCACCATGCACGCCTGGTCGAGGTCCGAGGCGCCGACCGTGCACGGACGCTGGGACCTGCCGCGGCTGGGGTTCCTCCGCAGTGATCGGAGCCTGTACGCCGTCGCCGTGCTGAGCGGCGTGATCGCCGTGGCCATGCTGCTGGCGGGCACGGACTCTCGTCTCCTGATCGCCTCCCTGACCCTGCTGATCGGGGTCGCCGGGTTGTGCGTCCCGTGGTGGATCGGCGCCCTCGCGGCCTTCGCCCTAGGTGTCGGTGCCGTCACCCTGGGCGCTCCCTTGCCGGCGATCGCGATCGGCTTCTCCTTCGGCCTCGCCTCCGTGACCACCGTCCGCGGCACCCTCTGGCTCGCGGCCGTGGTGCGCGAGCTCGAGGACGCCCGCCAGGCCCAGGCCCAGCTCGCGGTCGCCGAGGAACGCCTGCGCTTCGCTCGTGACCTGCACGATGTGACGGGACGCGACCTATCCGTGATCGCCGTGAAGTCTGAGCTGGTCGCCCAGCTGGCCGAGCGCGGCGATGCCCGCGCCGTCGAGCACGGGCGGGAGGCCGCGCAGATCGCCCGAGCCTCCCTCGCGGAGATCCGGGCCCTGGTGCGCGGCTACCGGGAGGCGGATCTGGCCACCGAGCTGCGCGGCACCGCGTCCCTGCTGCGCTCGGCGCACGTGGAGGTCACGATCAACGGCTCCGCGGAGGTCGTCCCCGCGGCGCGGGCGGGCACCGCCGCCTGGGTGCTGCGCGAGGGCGGCACGAACATCCTGCGTCATGCCGATCCGACCGGCGTGACGATCACCCTCACCGACCGAGGCGTGACACTGGTCAACGACGGCGCCACCGGCGACGGGGACGTCCGGGAGGGCAGCGGGCTGACCGGCATGCGGGAGCGCCTCGGCCCGCACGCGGCCCTGCGCACCCACCGCGAGGACGGCACCTTCACCCTCGACGTCCGCTTCGATGCCCAGGAAGGGACCTCATGA
- a CDS encoding DUF4037 domain-containing protein codes for MSTTSPARCGPLCPRRTRGHPTSWFSLDAGKSTDHLDVTSAALWMASRLPTIPAEPADAAAWLAIPQQHLLQLTAGEVFHDDIGEITAWREAFEWYPPMSGGGCWRASGT; via the coding sequence ATGTCGACCACGTCTCCCGCACGGTGCGGGCCGCTGTGCCCCCGACGTACCCGGGGGCACCCCACGAGCTGGTTCTCCCTCGACGCGGGGAAGAGCACCGACCACCTGGACGTCACGAGCGCCGCGCTGTGGATGGCCAGCCGATTGCCGACGATCCCTGCCGAGCCCGCGGACGCGGCGGCTTGGCTGGCGATCCCGCAGCAGCACCTCCTCCAGCTCACGGCCGGCGAGGTCTTCCACGACGACATCGGGGAGATCACGGCCTGGCGTGAGGCCTTCGAGTGGTATCCCCCGATGTCTGGCGGTGGATGCTGGCGTGCCAGTGGCACCTGA
- a CDS encoding DUF4037 domain-containing protein: MHPLLARTVETGDQRGARLLSARLAELMMELAFLQERRYRPYAKWFGRAFEQLAVARELGPLLDAGAEGRLEALVLLGRCHDQLGITERVGPRIEQFSVGIADAVRPYSVLNTGEYVDATVEAIGDRSLRDLPRVGSLDQLTHADDTLITFTDWPAALAERFRDQLGH, translated from the coding sequence GTGCACCCGCTTCTCGCCCGCACCGTCGAGACCGGCGACCAGCGCGGCGCACGTCTGCTCTCCGCGCGGCTGGCCGAGCTCATGATGGAGCTGGCCTTCCTCCAGGAACGGCGGTACCGGCCGTACGCGAAGTGGTTCGGCCGCGCCTTCGAGCAGCTCGCCGTCGCTCGCGAGCTCGGCCCGCTCCTGGACGCGGGCGCCGAGGGGCGGCTCGAGGCGCTGGTCCTCCTGGGGCGGTGCCACGACCAGCTCGGCATCACAGAGCGCGTGGGCCCGCGGATCGAGCAGTTCTCCGTCGGGATCGCCGACGCCGTGCGGCCGTACTCCGTGCTCAATACGGGCGAGTACGTCGATGCGACCGTCGAGGCGATCGGCGACCGCTCGCTGCGCGACCTTCCGCGGGTGGGCTCGCTCGATCAGCTCACCCACGCCGACGACACGCTCATCACCTTCACCGATTGGCCCGCCGCGCTCGCGGAACGGTTCCGTGATCAGCTCGGTCACTGA
- a CDS encoding ABC-F family ATP-binding cassette domain-containing protein translates to MAYLDLAGIDYTLADGRPLLRDVSFRVGEGARVALIGANGAGKTTLLRLITGDLAPDAGAITQDGTLGVMRQFLAGGTVRELLLSVAPPALRRAGAAVDRAERAMERTASTESQMEYANAITAWGEAGGYEAEVLWDVCTVAALGATFEGCQDRPVPSLSGGEQKRLALEALLRGPDEMLLLDEPDNFLDVPGKRWLEERLVASGKSVLYVSHDRELLANTATAIATLELGAAGNTAWTHPGRFTTYQEAREKRFERLEELRRRWDEEQTKLRDLVQMYKQKAAYNSDMTSRYRAAQTRLARFEEAGPPQAIPREQKLGMRLRGGRTGKRVIVCEDLELTDLMLPFDLEVRFGDRVAVLGSNGSGKSHFLRLLAAGGSDPEPEHLPVSDVPIEPVQHTGTARLGARVRPGWFAQTHGRADLSGRTLLSILHRGDEHRAGRPREEAARVLARYELARAAEQTFDSLSGGQQARFQILLLELGGATLLLLDEPTDNLDLESAEALQQALATFEGTVVSVTHDRWFVRDVDRFLIFGGDGEVYESDVPVWEEGRVARQRG, encoded by the coding sequence ATGGCATACCTCGACCTCGCGGGCATCGACTACACGCTGGCCGACGGCAGACCCTTGCTGCGCGATGTCTCCTTCCGGGTGGGCGAGGGCGCGCGAGTCGCCCTCATCGGTGCCAACGGCGCCGGCAAGACCACCCTGCTGCGCCTCATCACCGGCGATCTGGCCCCGGATGCCGGGGCCATCACCCAGGACGGGACCCTGGGAGTCATGCGCCAGTTCCTCGCCGGCGGCACCGTGCGCGAGCTGCTGCTGTCGGTGGCTCCGCCGGCCCTGCGGCGGGCCGGGGCCGCCGTGGACCGGGCGGAGCGGGCGATGGAGCGGACCGCCTCGACCGAGTCTCAGATGGAGTACGCGAATGCCATCACCGCCTGGGGCGAGGCCGGCGGGTACGAGGCCGAGGTCCTGTGGGACGTCTGCACGGTGGCGGCCCTCGGTGCGACGTTCGAGGGCTGCCAGGACCGGCCCGTCCCGTCGCTCTCCGGCGGGGAGCAGAAGCGGCTCGCCCTGGAGGCTCTGCTGCGCGGGCCCGACGAGATGCTGCTGCTGGACGAGCCGGACAACTTCCTGGACGTGCCCGGCAAGCGCTGGCTCGAGGAGCGCCTGGTCGCCTCCGGCAAGAGCGTGCTGTACGTCAGCCACGACCGCGAGCTGCTCGCCAACACCGCGACGGCCATCGCCACCCTCGAGCTCGGCGCGGCAGGGAACACGGCGTGGACGCACCCGGGACGCTTCACGACCTACCAGGAGGCGCGAGAGAAGCGATTCGAGCGGCTCGAGGAGCTGCGTCGGCGCTGGGACGAGGAGCAGACGAAGCTGCGCGACCTGGTGCAGATGTACAAGCAGAAAGCCGCCTACAACTCCGACATGACCTCCCGCTATCGCGCCGCGCAGACCCGGCTCGCCCGTTTCGAGGAGGCCGGGCCGCCGCAGGCGATCCCGCGCGAGCAGAAGCTCGGCATGCGGCTGCGCGGTGGCCGCACGGGCAAGCGCGTGATCGTGTGCGAGGACCTCGAGCTGACGGACCTGATGCTCCCCTTCGACCTCGAGGTCCGCTTCGGCGACCGGGTCGCCGTGCTCGGGTCCAACGGCTCGGGCAAGTCCCACTTCCTGCGGCTGCTCGCCGCGGGGGGCAGCGATCCCGAGCCCGAGCACCTGCCGGTCTCCGACGTGCCGATCGAACCCGTGCAGCACACGGGCACGGCCCGGCTCGGGGCCCGGGTGCGCCCCGGCTGGTTCGCACAGACCCACGGGCGGGCCGACCTCTCGGGACGGACCCTGCTGTCGATCCTGCACCGCGGGGACGAGCACCGCGCGGGCAGGCCCCGGGAGGAAGCCGCCCGGGTGCTGGCCCGCTACGAGCTCGCCCGCGCCGCCGAGCAGACCTTCGACTCGCTCTCCGGTGGCCAGCAGGCGCGGTTCCAGATCCTCCTGCTCGAACTGGGCGGGGCGACCCTGCTGCTGCTCGACGAGCCCACCGACAACCTCGATCTCGAATCCGCCGAGGCGCTCCAGCAGGCCCTCGCCACCTTCGAGGGGACCGTCGTCTCGGTCACCCACGATCGCTGGTTCGTCCGGGACGTCGACCGGTTCCTGATCTTCGGCGGGGACGGAGAGGTCTACGAGTCCGACGTGCCCGTCTGGGAGGAGGGTCGGGTCGCACGGCAGCGGGGATAG